One Methylosinus sp. LW4 genomic region harbors:
- a CDS encoding hybrid sensor histidine kinase/response regulator has translation MREQQRIFPVRRTYNKFVADQTLEDYSLRYTAEAARRFTPWRVANTALGAISFLACEALGGGVTLMFGFTNAMAAILAVGALIFLASLPIGHYAAKYGVDMDLLTRGAGFGYIGSTVTSLIYACFTFILFAIEATIMADALQMCLGVPLGLAYAISSLAILPIAALGIRFISRYQLWTQPIWLVLQIAPFAYLIVVGGPAISGWMAFPGAAGALDGSFDLKLFGLSASILLSLLLQIGEQVDYLRFLPTTARIGRHSWRFALFAAGPGWILIGVAKLAAGSFLAYQALTLGVPAERAAQPSEIYYLAFSSLVHSPGLALALTGLFVVVCQTKINVTNAYAGSIAWSNFFSRITHNHPGRVVWLVFNVTLALLLMEFGVSHVIDSILAFYSNFAVAWIGALTADLVVDKPLGLSPPQIEFRRAYLYDVNPVGCGAMLGSLIVSTAALYGLLGDTLQPLSALIGFVVAFSLAPLIAYATGGRYYIARPQSVFREPMRCMICENEFEPHDMASCPAYGAAICSLCCSLDMRCKDACKPQARLASQARALFSALLPRFSLPFFSTRAGRFLVVLGLLAVTSAAILGAIYFQYAAVVGPAARPIIRTTLEIVFVGLLLVMGVAAWTLVLAQESRRVAEEETRRQTEILQDEIAAHERTDAELQRAKEAAEAANIAKTRFIAGLNHEIRTPLNAINGYAQLLERDATDRPQDAVRVIRRSTEHITNLIDGLLDVAKIETGSLDVARDIFRIDETLDQLVDMFRLQAAAKGVAFRYERSPDLPRYVRTDRKRLRQILINLVSNAVKFTERGHAGLKVSYRNDIAEFIVEDTGIGIMPEDMQRIFAPFERGRMAAVSAIPGTGLGLTITKLLTQIIGGEMRVESEVGRGSRFTVRLYLTAATSPAEGQKPPQIRGYAGPRKTILVADDTATHIDVMRQSLGGLGFDVLTASNGAECVALALARNPDLVMLDIAMPGMDGWEAARRLRDALGPETPIMMVSANAHELMERRGPDSPHDDFLVKPIEFSEMLDRIGNLLGLDWFYVAARATPGAEPFAPAALALPRESVEKLLHLCRVGHSRGIETALGEIEAAAPERAAAIAQLRAMAQSFEFEELAQTLEAALTQEVEHVG, from the coding sequence ATGCGAGAGCAGCAGCGAATTTTCCCGGTCCGCCGGACCTACAACAAGTTCGTCGCCGACCAGACGCTCGAGGATTATTCGCTGCGCTACACGGCGGAAGCGGCGCGCCGCTTCACGCCTTGGCGCGTCGCCAACACAGCGCTCGGGGCGATCTCCTTTCTCGCCTGCGAGGCGCTGGGCGGCGGCGTGACGCTGATGTTCGGCTTCACCAACGCCATGGCGGCGATCCTCGCCGTCGGCGCGCTGATCTTTCTCGCCAGCCTGCCGATCGGCCATTACGCGGCCAAATATGGCGTCGACATGGATCTGCTGACGCGCGGCGCCGGCTTCGGCTACATCGGCTCCACCGTCACCTCGCTGATCTACGCCTGCTTCACTTTCATTCTCTTCGCCATAGAGGCGACGATCATGGCCGATGCGCTGCAAATGTGCCTCGGCGTTCCGCTCGGCCTCGCTTACGCTATTTCCTCGCTCGCGATATTGCCCATTGCAGCGCTCGGCATTCGCTTCATCAGCCGCTATCAGCTCTGGACGCAGCCGATATGGCTCGTGCTGCAAATCGCGCCTTTCGCCTATCTGATCGTGGTCGGGGGGCCGGCGATCTCCGGCTGGATGGCCTTTCCCGGCGCCGCTGGCGCGCTGGACGGCTCCTTCGATCTGAAGCTCTTCGGCCTTTCCGCCTCGATCCTGCTGTCGCTGCTGCTGCAGATCGGCGAGCAGGTCGATTATCTGCGCTTTTTGCCGACGACGGCGCGCATCGGCCGGCACAGCTGGCGTTTCGCGCTCTTCGCGGCCGGCCCGGGCTGGATATTGATCGGCGTCGCCAAGCTCGCGGCCGGCTCCTTTCTCGCCTATCAGGCGCTGACGCTCGGCGTTCCGGCCGAGCGCGCGGCGCAACCGAGCGAGATCTATTATCTCGCCTTCTCGAGCCTCGTCCATTCGCCCGGCCTCGCGCTGGCGCTCACCGGACTCTTCGTCGTCGTCTGTCAGACGAAGATCAATGTCACCAACGCCTATGCCGGCTCCATCGCCTGGTCGAACTTCTTCTCCCGCATCACGCACAACCATCCGGGCCGAGTCGTATGGCTGGTGTTCAACGTCACTCTGGCGCTGCTGCTGATGGAGTTCGGCGTCAGCCATGTCATCGACAGCATCCTGGCCTTCTATTCCAATTTCGCCGTCGCCTGGATCGGGGCTCTGACCGCCGATCTCGTCGTCGACAAGCCGCTCGGCCTCAGCCCGCCGCAGATCGAGTTTCGCCGCGCCTATCTCTATGACGTCAATCCGGTCGGCTGCGGCGCCATGCTGGGCTCGCTCATCGTCTCGACGGCGGCGCTCTATGGCCTGCTCGGCGACACGCTGCAGCCGCTCTCGGCGCTCATCGGCTTCGTCGTCGCTTTCTCGCTCGCGCCGCTCATCGCCTACGCCACCGGCGGGCGCTATTATATCGCGCGCCCGCAGAGCGTCTTCCGCGAGCCCATGCGCTGCATGATCTGTGAGAATGAGTTCGAGCCGCACGACATGGCGTCCTGCCCGGCCTATGGCGCGGCGATCTGCTCGCTGTGCTGCTCGCTGGACATGCGCTGCAAGGACGCCTGCAAGCCGCAGGCGCGGCTCGCCTCGCAGGCGCGCGCGCTCTTCTCGGCGCTCTTGCCGAGATTCTCGCTGCCCTTCTTCTCGACGCGCGCCGGCCGATTTCTCGTCGTGCTCGGTCTGCTCGCGGTGACGAGCGCGGCGATCCTCGGCGCGATCTATTTCCAATATGCGGCCGTCGTCGGCCCGGCGGCGCGACCGATCATTCGCACGACTCTGGAGATCGTCTTCGTCGGCCTCTTGCTCGTCATGGGCGTCGCCGCCTGGACATTAGTGCTCGCGCAGGAGAGCCGCCGCGTGGCGGAGGAGGAGACGCGCCGCCAGACGGAGATTTTGCAGGACGAAATCGCCGCGCACGAGCGCACCGACGCCGAGCTGCAACGCGCCAAGGAGGCGGCGGAGGCCGCCAATATCGCCAAGACGCGCTTCATAGCGGGGCTCAATCACGAGATACGCACGCCGCTCAACGCCATCAACGGCTATGCGCAATTGCTGGAGCGCGACGCCACCGATCGCCCGCAGGACGCTGTGCGCGTCATCCGCCGCAGCACGGAGCACATCACCAATCTCATCGACGGATTGCTCGACGTCGCCAAGATCGAGACCGGCTCGCTCGATGTGGCGCGCGACATCTTCCGCATTGACGAGACGCTGGACCAGCTCGTCGACATGTTCCGCCTGCAGGCGGCGGCCAAGGGCGTCGCCTTCCGCTATGAGCGCAGCCCCGATCTGCCGCGCTATGTGCGCACCGACAGGAAGCGTCTGCGGCAGATCCTCATCAATCTCGTCTCCAATGCGGTGAAATTCACCGAGCGCGGCCATGCGGGGCTGAAGGTCTCCTATCGCAACGACATTGCGGAATTCATCGTCGAGGACACGGGCATCGGCATAATGCCGGAGGATATGCAGCGCATTTTCGCGCCTTTCGAGCGCGGCCGCATGGCGGCTGTCTCGGCCATTCCCGGCACGGGCCTCGGCCTCACCATCACCAAGCTGCTGACGCAGATCATCGGCGGCGAGATGCGCGTCGAGAGCGAGGTCGGGCGCGGCAGCCGCTTCACCGTGCGCCTCTATCTCACCGCCGCGACCTCGCCGGCGGAGGGGCAGAAGCCGCCGCAGATTCGCGGCTACGCCGGGCCGCGCAAAACCATTCTCGTCGCCGACGACACGGCGACGCATATCGACGTGATGCGCCAATCGCTGGGCGGGCTCGGCTTCGACGTGCTGACGGCGTCCAATGGCGCAGAATGCGTCGCGCTCGCCCTCGCGCGCAATCCCGATCTCGTCATGCTCGACATCGCAATGCCGGGCATGGACGGCTGGGAGGCGGCGCGGCGATTGCGCGACGCGCTCGGGCCGGAGACGCCGATTATGATGGTTTCCGCCAACGCCCATGAGCTGATGGAGCGCCGCGGGCCCGATTCGCCGCATGATGATTTTCTGGTGAAGCCCATCGAATTCTCCGAAATGCTGGACCGCATCGGCAATCTGCTCGGGCTCGACTGGTTCTATGTCGCTGCGCGCGCCACCCCCGGCGCGGAGCCTTTCGCGCCGGCGGCGCTCGCTTTGCCGCGCGAGAGCGTCGAGAAGCTGCTGCATCTTTGCCGCGTCGGCCACAGCCGCGGCATAGAGACCGCTCTGGGCGAGATCGAGGCCGCTGCGCCGGAGCGCGCCGCGGCGATCGCGCAATTGCGCGCCATGGCGCAGAGTTTCGAGTTCGAGGAGCTGGCGCAGACGCTCGAGGCCGCACTGACGCAGGAGGTCGAGCATGTCGGCTGA
- the urtA gene encoding urea ABC transporter substrate-binding protein: MKRRVMVKSLGMLAAGALLASTALVPARAEDKGPIKVGILHSLSGTMAISETVLKDTALMAIEEINAKGGVLGRKLEPVVVDPASNWPLFAEKARQLLATDKVAVVFGCWTSVSRKSVLPVFKELNGLLFYPVQYEGEELEKNVFYTGAAPNQQAIPAVEYLMSKAGGGAKRFVLLGTDYVYPRTTNKILRAFLHSKGVADADIMEEYTPFGHSDYQTIVANIKKFASGGKTAVVSTINGDSNVPFYKELGNAGLKATEVPVVAFSVGEEELRGVDAKPLVGHLAAWNYFMSLKNPANTEFKKKWAAYAKAHGVANADKPLTNDPMEATYIGVNLWKQAVEKAKTTDVDKVIAAVGGQKLEAPSGFTAEMDAKNHHLHKPVFIGEVKADGQFNVVWKTQGPVRAQPWSPFIPGNDKKKDEPDTH; encoded by the coding sequence ATGAAACGTAGAGTTATGGTGAAGAGCCTCGGCATGCTCGCCGCAGGCGCGTTGCTCGCGTCGACCGCGCTGGTTCCGGCGCGCGCGGAAGATAAGGGACCGATCAAGGTCGGCATTCTGCATTCTCTCTCCGGCACCATGGCCATCAGCGAAACCGTGCTCAAGGACACGGCGCTGATGGCGATAGAGGAGATCAACGCCAAGGGCGGCGTGCTCGGCCGCAAGCTCGAGCCCGTCGTCGTCGATCCGGCCTCCAACTGGCCGCTCTTCGCTGAAAAGGCGCGCCAGCTGCTCGCCACCGACAAGGTCGCCGTCGTTTTCGGCTGCTGGACCTCGGTGTCGCGCAAATCCGTTCTGCCCGTGTTCAAGGAGCTGAACGGCCTCTTGTTCTATCCGGTGCAATATGAGGGCGAGGAGCTCGAGAAGAACGTCTTCTACACGGGCGCCGCGCCGAACCAGCAGGCCATTCCCGCGGTCGAATATCTGATGAGCAAGGCGGGCGGCGGCGCCAAACGCTTCGTGCTGCTCGGCACCGATTACGTCTATCCGCGCACGACCAATAAGATTCTGCGCGCCTTCCTCCATTCCAAGGGCGTCGCCGACGCCGACATAATGGAGGAATACACGCCCTTCGGTCACAGCGATTATCAGACGATCGTCGCCAACATCAAGAAATTCGCCTCCGGCGGCAAGACGGCGGTGGTCTCCACGATCAATGGCGACTCCAACGTGCCTTTCTACAAGGAGCTGGGCAACGCCGGGCTCAAGGCGACGGAAGTTCCTGTCGTCGCCTTCTCGGTCGGCGAGGAGGAGCTGCGCGGCGTCGACGCCAAGCCGCTCGTCGGCCATCTCGCGGCGTGGAATTATTTCATGTCGCTGAAGAACCCCGCCAATACGGAGTTCAAGAAGAAATGGGCCGCCTACGCCAAGGCGCATGGCGTCGCCAACGCCGACAAGCCGCTCACCAATGATCCGATGGAGGCCACTTACATCGGCGTCAATCTGTGGAAGCAGGCGGTCGAGAAGGCCAAGACCACCGATGTCGACAAGGTGATCGCCGCCGTCGGCGGTCAGAAGCTCGAGGCCCCATCGGGCTTCACCGCCGAGATGGATGCGAAGAACCACCATCTCCACAAGCCGGTGTTCATCGGCGAGGTGAAGGCGGACGGCCAGTTCAATGTCGTGTGGAAGACGCAAGGCCCGGTGCGCGCGCAGCCCTGGAGCCCCTTCATTCCCGGCAATGACAAGAAAAAGGACGAGCCGGACACGCATTGA
- the urtB gene encoding urea ABC transporter permease subunit UrtB, with protein sequence MLRLIVGLLLAMSVAPAMALDRETIAQLTGGDPDEQHKALDAAAARGDLSAIPFLRDLLADRVKLSGDKAFIVDDDKAVDALERTPAELPADAEDASTSNSLRLAIEETIALIELASPDHAARLEAVKRLQSAELDESRVSLLAKAEQKERDASVRDALRQMRALGELQSADRVQRLSAAQALRTTISGRVREALKTRLATEEDGEVRVALTRSLRNVESSLAIGDNLGVVFSGLSLGSILLLAALGLAITYGLMGVINMAHGEMMMIGAYATYVVQNLFRAHLPDYFQWYLAAAAPVAFLVAALVGVAIERTVIRFLYGRALETLLATWGVSLILMQAVRSLFGAQNVQVENPAWMSGRVFVTDNLELPYNRIVILIFSVGVLLLVSFLLARTRLGLFVRAVTQNRGMARCVGVDSARIDTMAFALGSGLAGLAGVALSQVGNVGPDLGQHYIVDSFMVVVLGGVGQLAGAVYAALGLGVAGKILENMAGAVLAEIALLIFIVVFIQKRPQGLFALGGRQAD encoded by the coding sequence ATGCTCAGACTGATCGTCGGCCTGCTGCTGGCGATGTCCGTCGCGCCGGCCATGGCGCTCGACCGCGAGACCATCGCCCAGCTGACCGGCGGCGATCCCGACGAGCAGCACAAGGCGCTCGACGCCGCCGCCGCGCGCGGCGATCTCTCCGCCATCCCCTTTCTGCGCGATCTCCTCGCCGACCGCGTGAAGCTCTCCGGCGACAAGGCGTTCATCGTCGATGACGACAAGGCCGTGGACGCGCTGGAGCGCACGCCCGCCGAGCTTCCCGCCGACGCAGAGGACGCGTCGACCAGCAATAGCCTGCGTCTCGCGATCGAGGAGACGATCGCGCTGATCGAGCTCGCTTCGCCCGATCACGCCGCCCGCCTCGAGGCGGTGAAGCGGCTGCAGAGCGCCGAGCTCGACGAGAGCCGCGTCTCGCTGCTCGCCAAAGCAGAGCAAAAGGAGCGCGACGCCAGCGTGCGCGACGCACTGCGCCAGATGCGCGCGCTCGGCGAGCTGCAGAGCGCCGATCGCGTGCAGCGCCTCTCCGCCGCGCAGGCGCTGCGCACCACCATCTCCGGCCGCGTGCGCGAGGCGCTGAAGACGCGCCTCGCCACGGAGGAAGACGGCGAAGTGCGCGTGGCGCTGACGCGCTCGCTGCGCAATGTCGAGTCGAGCCTCGCCATCGGCGACAATCTCGGCGTCGTCTTTTCCGGCCTCAGCCTCGGCAGCATATTGCTGCTCGCCGCGCTCGGCCTCGCCATCACTTACGGGCTGATGGGCGTCATCAATATGGCCCATGGCGAGATGATGATGATCGGCGCCTATGCGACCTATGTCGTGCAAAATCTCTTCCGCGCGCATCTGCCCGATTATTTCCAATGGTATCTCGCCGCCGCCGCGCCGGTCGCCTTCCTCGTCGCCGCTCTCGTCGGCGTCGCCATAGAGCGCACGGTGATCCGCTTTCTCTATGGCCGCGCGCTGGAGACATTGCTCGCCACCTGGGGCGTCAGCCTCATATTGATGCAGGCGGTGCGCAGCCTGTTCGGCGCGCAGAATGTGCAGGTGGAAAACCCCGCCTGGATGTCCGGCCGCGTCTTCGTCACCGACAATCTCGAGCTTCCCTATAATCGCATCGTCATACTGATCTTCTCGGTCGGCGTGCTGCTGCTGGTCTCCTTCCTGCTCGCGCGCACGCGCCTCGGCCTCTTCGTGCGCGCTGTCACGCAGAATCGCGGCATGGCGCGCTGCGTCGGCGTCGATTCCGCGCGCATCGACACAATGGCCTTCGCGCTCGGCTCCGGCCTCGCAGGCCTCGCGGGCGTGGCGCTGTCGCAGGTCGGCAATGTCGGGCCCGATCTCGGCCAGCATTATATCGTCGACAGCTTCATGGTCGTGGTGCTCGGCGGCGTCGGCCAGCTCGCGGGCGCCGTCTACGCCGCGCTCGGATTGGGCGTCGCCGGCAAGATTCTCGAGAATATGGCGGGCGCCGTCCTCGCGGAGATCGCTCTGCTGATCTTCATCGTCGTCTTCATACAAAAGCGTCCGCAGGGCCTGTTCGCGCTCGGCGGCCGGCAGGCCGATTGA
- the urtC gene encoding urea ABC transporter permease subunit UrtC: MLYIPPAPSLATRLFGLSGWLGFAAAALAIFVAAPLANLVAPEGSLLHLSDASIALIGKLFCYAMLALAMDLVWGYAGILSLGHGIFFALGGYAFGMYLMRQIGQDGSYHSDLPDFMVFLDWKAYPWFWSFTDHFAYSAALAILAPATLAFVFGYFAFRSRIKGVYFSIITQALTYAMMLLFFRNETGFGGNNGFTDFKRILDYPLATPGTRMILFTLTGAFLLALILVSRFLVSSKFGRVLTAIREAESRVMFCGYDTLSYKLAIWTFSAAICGLAGALYVPQVGIINPSEMSPAASIEIAIWAAVGGRGTLIGPLIGAFIVNGAKSFFTAAIPEYWLFFLGLLFVLVTLLLPKGVIGLLDTLASFRKERAR; encoded by the coding sequence ATGCTCTACATCCCCCCTGCCCCATCGCTCGCCACGCGGCTCTTCGGCCTCAGCGGCTGGCTCGGCTTTGCAGCCGCCGCGCTCGCGATCTTCGTCGCCGCGCCGCTCGCCAATCTCGTCGCGCCGGAGGGCTCCCTCCTCCATCTCTCCGACGCTTCGATCGCGCTCATCGGCAAGCTCTTTTGCTACGCCATGCTGGCGCTGGCCATGGATCTCGTCTGGGGCTACGCCGGAATCCTCAGCCTCGGCCATGGCATATTCTTCGCGCTCGGCGGCTACGCCTTCGGCATGTATCTGATGCGCCAGATCGGCCAGGACGGCAGCTATCATTCCGATCTGCCCGACTTCATGGTCTTTCTCGATTGGAAGGCCTATCCCTGGTTCTGGTCCTTCACCGATCATTTCGCCTATTCCGCCGCGCTCGCCATTCTCGCGCCGGCGACGCTCGCCTTCGTCTTCGGCTATTTCGCCTTTCGCTCGCGCATTAAGGGCGTCTATTTCTCCATCATCACCCAGGCGCTCACCTATGCGATGATGCTGCTGTTCTTCCGCAACGAGACAGGCTTCGGCGGCAATAACGGCTTCACCGATTTCAAGCGCATATTGGATTATCCGCTGGCGACGCCGGGAACGCGCATGATCCTCTTCACATTGACCGGGGCCTTTCTTCTCGCGCTCATTCTCGTCTCGCGCTTTCTCGTCTCCAGCAAATTCGGCCGCGTGCTCACGGCGATCCGCGAGGCGGAGAGCCGCGTGATGTTCTGCGGCTATGACACGCTCTCCTACAAGCTCGCGATCTGGACCTTCTCGGCCGCGATCTGCGGACTGGCCGGCGCGCTCTATGTGCCGCAGGTCGGCATCATCAATCCGAGCGAAATGTCGCCGGCCGCCTCGATCGAGATCGCCATATGGGCGGCGGTCGGCGGGCGCGGCACGCTGATCGGCCCGCTCATCGGCGCCTTTATCGTCAATGGCGCAAAGAGCTTCTTCACCGCCGCCATTCCCGAATATTGGCTGTTCTTCTTAGGACTCCTCTTCGTGCTCGTCACTCTGCTGCTGCCCAAGGGCGTCATCGGCCTCCTCGACACGCTGGCCTCCTTCCGCAAGGAGCGCGCGCGATGA
- the urtD gene encoding urea ABC transporter ATP-binding protein UrtD has product MIGEPDISSGVALYLDDVQVTFDGYRALRGLSLSIDTGELRCIIGPNGAGKTTMMDVITGKTRPDVGTVYFGRSLDLTKMNEPQIAAAGIGRKFQKPTVFEHLTVFENLELAIKADKSVRASLFRRISGEQIDRISELLETVELADMAKERAGLLSHGQKQWLEIGMLLAQRPLLLLLDEPVAGMTDHETKRTAELLLTLAGKHSIMVVEHDMEFVGAIARKVTVLHEGAVLAEGPLSEVQSDERVIEVYLGR; this is encoded by the coding sequence ATGATCGGCGAGCCGGATATCTCCAGCGGCGTCGCGCTCTATCTCGACGATGTGCAGGTCACTTTCGACGGCTATCGCGCGCTGCGCGGACTCTCTCTGTCGATCGACACGGGCGAGCTGCGCTGCATCATCGGCCCCAATGGCGCCGGCAAGACGACGATGATGGACGTCATCACCGGCAAGACGCGGCCGGATGTGGGAACCGTCTATTTCGGCCGCTCGCTCGATCTCACCAAGATGAACGAGCCGCAGATCGCCGCCGCCGGCATAGGCCGCAAGTTCCAAAAGCCGACCGTGTTCGAGCATCTGACCGTGTTCGAGAATCTCGAGCTCGCGATAAAGGCCGACAAGAGCGTGCGCGCCTCGCTGTTTCGCCGCATCAGCGGCGAGCAGATCGACCGCATCAGCGAATTGCTGGAGACGGTGGAACTCGCCGACATGGCCAAGGAGCGCGCCGGCCTGCTCTCGCATGGGCAGAAGCAATGGCTGGAGATCGGCATGCTGCTCGCGCAGCGCCCGCTGCTGCTGCTGCTCGACGAGCCGGTCGCCGGCATGACCGATCACGAGACGAAGCGCACGGCCGAGCTGCTGCTGACGCTCGCGGGAAAGCATTCGATCATGGTGGTGGAGCACGATATGGAGTTCGTCGGCGCCATAGCGCGCAAGGTGACGGTGCTGCACGAAGGCGCCGTGCTCGCCGAAGGCCCGCTCAGCGAGGTGCAGAGCGACGAGCGCGTCATCGAAGTCTATCTGGGGCGCTAG
- the urtE gene encoding urea ABC transporter ATP-binding subunit UrtE has translation MLEVSGLHQYYGSSHILRDVSFTAPKGACTVLLGRNGVGKTTLLRSIMGVTPIRGGAIRFDGEDISKLSPDRRAARGVAYVPQGREIFSRLTVEENLLMGMATKPARKAARVPSEIYEMFPVLKEMLRRRGGDLSGGQQQQLAIARALVSDPKLIILDEPTEGIQPSIIKLIGEVIKGLSRRGDLAILLVEQYYDFGRELADHYMVMSRGQIVKQGLGADMDKDNIRDFVAL, from the coding sequence ATGCTCGAAGTCAGCGGCCTCCATCAATATTACGGCAGCAGCCATATTCTGCGCGACGTCTCCTTCACCGCGCCCAAAGGCGCCTGCACCGTGCTGCTCGGGCGCAATGGCGTCGGCAAGACGACGCTGCTGCGCAGCATAATGGGCGTCACGCCGATCCGCGGCGGCGCCATCAGATTCGATGGCGAGGACATCTCCAAGCTCTCGCCCGATCGGCGCGCGGCGCGCGGCGTCGCCTATGTGCCGCAGGGCCGCGAGATTTTCTCCCGTCTCACAGTGGAGGAAAATCTGCTGATGGGCATGGCGACAAAGCCGGCGCGAAAGGCCGCCAGAGTGCCGAGCGAGATTTATGAGATGTTCCCGGTGCTGAAGGAGATGCTGCGTCGCCGTGGCGGCGATCTTTCGGGCGGGCAGCAGCAGCAGCTCGCCATCGCCCGCGCGCTCGTCTCTGATCCCAAGCTCATCATTCTCGACGAGCCGACCGAGGGAATTCAGCCCTCCATCATCAAGCTCATCGGCGAGGTGATAAAGGGCTTGAGCAGGCGCGGCGATCTCGCCATTCTGCTCGTCGAGCAATATTATGACTTCGGCCGCGAGCTGGCGGACCATTACATGGTCATGTCGCGCGGGCAGATCGTCAAGCAAGGTCTCGGAGCCGATATGGACAAGGACAACATCAGGGATTTCGTGGCGTTGTGA
- a CDS encoding urease accessory protein UreD, giving the protein MRHLAQEAPLRALFPAVEPHEAPEAAIVNTGGGVVGGDRYALDIEIEAGAALTVTTPAAEKIYRSAGEDAEIVTHLRCGADARLEWLPQETILFDGARLRRRIDIELAPSARFLGVETILFGRRASGEWLSHGALRDAWMLRIDGRPVWADAIGLEGDIAAHRAAPFGIRDAAGYATIVVAGPTIADLLPLARHCAAGAASLVNGILLLRFLEDDASRLRLMLVEALTALRPLATGGRGGAPRLWMN; this is encoded by the coding sequence TTGCGACATCTGGCGCAGGAGGCGCCGCTGAGGGCGCTGTTTCCCGCCGTCGAGCCTCATGAGGCGCCCGAGGCGGCAATCGTCAACACCGGCGGCGGAGTCGTCGGCGGCGATCGCTATGCGCTGGACATAGAGATCGAGGCAGGCGCCGCCTTGACGGTCACGACGCCGGCGGCCGAGAAAATCTATCGCTCCGCCGGCGAGGACGCCGAGATCGTCACGCATCTGCGCTGCGGCGCGGATGCGCGGCTGGAATGGCTGCCGCAGGAGACGATCCTCTTCGACGGCGCGCGGCTACGCCGACGCATCGACATAGAGCTCGCGCCGAGCGCGCGCTTTCTCGGCGTCGAGACCATTCTTTTCGGCCGCCGCGCGAGCGGCGAATGGCTGAGCCATGGCGCGCTGCGCGACGCCTGGATGCTCCGCATCGACGGACGGCCGGTGTGGGCCGACGCCATCGGCCTCGAGGGCGACATCGCCGCGCATCGAGCCGCGCCTTTCGGAATTAGAGACGCCGCCGGCTATGCGACGATCGTCGTCGCCGGGCCGACTATCGCAGACTTGCTGCCGCTGGCGCGCCATTGCGCGGCCGGCGCCGCGAGCCTCGTCAATGGAATCCTGCTGCTGCGCTTCCTCGAAGATGATGCGTCGCGGCTGCGCCTCATGCTCGTCGAGGCGCTGACGGCGCTGCGGCCTCTCGCGACGGGCGGGCGCGGCGGCGCGCCGCGCCTGTGGATGAATTGA
- a CDS encoding urease subunit gamma: MHLTPREKDKLLVAVAAMVARRRLERGAKLNYPEAVALITDFVVEGARDGRSVAELRTQGASVLTREQVMEGVAEMIEAVQVEATFPDGVKLVTVHEPIR, translated from the coding sequence ATGCATCTGACGCCGCGCGAAAAAGACAAGCTGCTCGTCGCCGTGGCGGCGATGGTGGCGCGCCGGCGCCTCGAGCGCGGCGCCAAGCTCAACTATCCAGAGGCGGTCGCGCTCATCACCGATTTCGTCGTCGAAGGCGCGCGCGACGGACGTTCGGTGGCGGAGCTGCGCACGCAGGGCGCCAGCGTGCTGACGCGCGAGCAGGTGATGGAGGGAGTGGCCGAAATGATCGAGGCGGTGCAGGTGGAGGCGACCTTCCCGGATGGCGTGAAGCTCGTCACCGTTCACGAGCCGATCCGATGA
- a CDS encoding urease subunit beta: MIPGEIIPAEGEITLNEGRATISLAVANTGDRPIQVGSHYHFGETNSALQFDRAKARGMRLDIPAGSAVRFEPGQTRIVTLVAYAGERAVYGFNGAVMGPLEARDGE; encoded by the coding sequence ATGATACCCGGCGAGATCATTCCCGCCGAGGGCGAGATCACCCTCAACGAAGGCCGCGCCACCATCTCGCTCGCCGTCGCCAATACGGGCGATCGGCCGATTCAGGTCGGCTCGCATTATCATTTCGGCGAGACCAATAGCGCGCTGCAATTCGATCGCGCCAAGGCGCGCGGCATGCGGCTCGACATTCCGGCCGGCTCGGCCGTGCGCTTCGAGCCGGGACAAACGCGCATCGTCACGCTGGTTGCTTATGCCGGCGAGCGCGCGGTCTATGGATTCAATGGCGCGGTGATGGGGCCTCTGGAGGCGCGAGATGGCGAATAA